The following are encoded in a window of Peromyscus maniculatus bairdii isolate BWxNUB_F1_BW_parent chromosome X, HU_Pman_BW_mat_3.1, whole genome shotgun sequence genomic DNA:
- the Zc4h2 gene encoding zinc finger C4H2 domain-containing protein, which produces MADEQEIMCKLESIKEIRNKTLQMEKIKARLKAEFEALESEERHLKEYKQEMDLLLQEKMAHVEELRLIHADINVMENTIKQSENDLNKLLESTRRLHDEYKPLKEHVDALRMTLGLQRLPDLCEEEEKLSLDYFEKQKAEWQTEPQEPPIPESLAAAAAAAQQLQVARKQDTRQTATFRQQPPPMKACLSCHQQIHRNAPICPLCKAKSRSRNPKKPKRKQDE; this is translated from the exons ATGGCAGATGAACAAGAAATCATGTGCAAATTGGAAAGCATTAAAGAGATCAG GAACAAGACTCTGCAGATGGAAAAAATCAAGGCCCGTTTGAAGGCCGAGTTTGAGGCACTGGAGTCAGAAGAGAGGCACCTGAAAGAATACAAACAGGAGATGGATCTCCTGCTACAGGAGAAGATGGCCCATGTGGAGGAACTCCGGCTGATCCATGCTGACATCAATGTG ATGGAAAACACCATTAAACAGTCAGAAAATGACTTAAACAAGTTGCTGGAGTCCACCCGGAGGCTTCATGATGAGTATAAGCCGCTGAAAGAACACGTGGATGCCCTGCGTATGACATTGGGATTGCAAAGGCTTCCTGACTTgtgtgaagaggaagagaagctcTCCTTGGA TTACTTtgagaagcagaaagcagaatggcAGACAGAACCTCAAGAACCCCCTATACCTGAATCCCttgctgctgcggctgctgctgcccAACAACTCCAAGTGGCCAGGAAGCAGGACACACGGCAGACAGCCACCTTCAGACAGCAGCCTCCACCTATGAAG GCCTGCTTGTCATGTCACCAACAGATTCATCGAAATGCACCTATATGCCCTCTTTGCAAAGCCAAGAGTCGGTCACGGAACCCCAAAAAGCCAAAACGGAAGCAAGATGAATGA